TGATGAGGATGATAGTTTCAATATACATATGATTTGTGATATTGTGTTCGAGCAACGGTATTTTAATATTAAGATGTTAATTGGGCCTAAAGAAATTGATGAAAAAATAGTAAGGTCTTTAGTATTGATTTCTGACCCTGAATTTTCTAAAAAAATCAAAAAAATTGCTTTTGAGAAAAATAAATATAATGACATTTATTCTGAGGAATTTATTAAAACATGGGCAGTAAATGTTGCAAATAGTCTTTTTGATTATATGGAGACACAGGCAAACGAATTAGAACTTCGTAGAAAAAAGCTATAATGAAAATAAAAAATAAAATAAATCCCGGCTTCAAACCCTCTCCACTTGGGCCAATTCCTAATGATTGGGATGTGATGGAATTTGGTGAATTCACAAAACTCGAAAAGGGCAAATATGCACCAGCTGAAAATGAAAACATAAAGTGTTTAGAGCTTGAGCATTTCGAACAGGGAACAGGAGCAATTAATGGTTGGCTAAATTCATCTGAACAGAAAAGTACAAAAAATATATTTCAAAAAGGACAGGTTTTATTTGGAAAGTTAAGACCATATCTTCAAAAGTACTGGCTTGCAGAATTTAATGGTGTATGTTCAAGCGAAGTTTGGGTAATGACTTCAAAAGATACTAAATGTAATAATGAATTCTTATTTCGTTTAGTCCAAACAAGCCGGTTTATTCAGGTTGCTAATGTTTCATCAGGGTCTAAAATGCCTAGAGCCGACTGGGATTATGTTTCATCATTCCCTTTTCCTATTCCCCCTCTCCCCGAACAACAAAAAATTGCCGCGATCCTCTCCACCTGGGACACTGCCATCTCCAAAACCAAGCAACTCATTAATAAACTCAAAGAGCGCAACCGCGGCCTGCAACAGCAGTTGCTTACTGGGAAGAAAAGAATCAATGGCTTTGAAGAAACAAGATGGGTTAAAATTACTGCCGATAGCATTTTTAAAAGCATCTCTACAAAAAATAATAATGGAAACGAACAACTATTATCAGTCACTCAAGACAGGGGCGCTATCCCCCGTGATATGCTTGAAGGTCGTGTCACCATGCCTTCTGGCGATACTAATTCGTTCAAATTAGTCGAACCCGGAGATTTCATAATTAGTTTACGCTCCTTTCAGGGTGGGTTGGAATATTCCGAATATCGTGGCTTGGTTAGTCCTGCATATACCGTGCTAAAGCCGATAAAACCAATTGACCATGATTTCTACAAGTACTATTTCAAATCATACGATTTCATTGGCCATTTGGCAATAGCAGTGATAGGAATAAGGGACGGGAAACAAATCAGTTTTGATGATTTCTGTACCGTTAAACTCCCCAATCCTTCAAAAGATGAACAAACAAAAATTGCAGAAGTTTTATCTGCTGCTGGTAATGAGGTAAAAATTCAGGAAAAAAAATTAGAAGCCCTCAAACAGCAGAAAAAAGGGCTGATGCAGAAATTGCTTACTGGGAAAATTAGGGTTAATTCTAAAATATAGATCATGGAAAAGAAATCAAGAAATTGTTTTGTAAGTTACCATCACGACAGAGACCAAAAGTATCTCGAAAAATTACGAAAGGTTATATCACGCATGGAGGTATCAGATCGCTCACTGAAAGATGATATCGGTCATCTCACAGAAGAAACCATTTATAAAAAGATTAGGGAAAAAATGCGTAATTGTTCTGTCACTGTAGTATTGATTGGGGAAAGAACTGGTCATCGTAAATGGATTGATTTAGAGATTTGGGCATCTCTGAGGGCTTATACGCACCCAACCGATCCTTTAAAATCATTTAAACCCAATGGACTCTTGGCAATTTATCTCCCCACTGATTCGCATTCAGTGCCAAACAGGTTAAAGGATAATATTGAATCAGGATATGCAGTGAGTATGAAATGGGAGAATCTTGCAAAGGACTTTGAAAGTAAGGTCAACTGGGCATATTGGAACAGAACAAATAATGTATACAAAATTTGCAACAACAGGGAAAGAATGGAAAATGATTATGTTGATTTTTTTGGATTAAGATTTTAATAATATGAAAGCAATTAACAGGTTTTATGCTTCTACTAAGTATTCATCAAGAGCACAGTTTTTAAATCTTGGTAAAAAATGTATCTTTATTTCTCACCAAAAGGATGACAAAGATGATGCTAGAGCAATAGCTGAATATTTTCAGAATGCTGGTATAGAAGTTTATTTTGATGAGTATGACAATGATTTGCGATTACAAAGAGAAAATGACAAACCAAATGAAGTAACAATGTCCATTTGCAATGGGATCAATAACAGCAGCCATATGATGGTTGTTGTTTCACCCAATACAATTTTATCAACTTGGGTGCCATTTGAAATCGGCTATGGATATGATAAAACTGAACTCGGGGCGATTTGTCTAAAGGGTATTCCAAAAGGGAAATTACCTGAGTATATCAGAACAACAAAAATCATTCGCGATATTTATGACCTTAATATATTTATCCAGCAATTATCGGGTAAAACGAAAGAATTTTTACTTGAATCGAGAATGATGAGTGATCACACTAATTATGCAAATCCTTTACATAGTGTGATGGATGATTTAATCAGCGATGTTTATTAAAATTATTTATTATGCCAACAAAAGAATATTTTATTACTAAGCTTTCTTTCAGGGATGATCAGCCTCTGATAAAAGATGTTTTTGCATATGAATTTGATGGTGCCACGCTCTCAGAAGGTGAAAATCGTTTGAGACATTGGATGGTCAATAGAACAA
This genomic interval from Bacteroidales bacterium contains the following:
- a CDS encoding restriction endonuclease subunit S — protein: MKIKNKINPGFKPSPLGPIPNDWDVMEFGEFTKLEKGKYAPAENENIKCLELEHFEQGTGAINGWLNSSEQKSTKNIFQKGQVLFGKLRPYLQKYWLAEFNGVCSSEVWVMTSKDTKCNNEFLFRLVQTSRFIQVANVSSGSKMPRADWDYVSSFPFPIPPLPEQQKIAAILSTWDTAISKTKQLINKLKERNRGLQQQLLTGKKRINGFEETRWVKITADSIFKSISTKNNNGNEQLLSVTQDRGAIPRDMLEGRVTMPSGDTNSFKLVEPGDFIISLRSFQGGLEYSEYRGLVSPAYTVLKPIKPIDHDFYKYYFKSYDFIGHLAIAVIGIRDGKQISFDDFCTVKLPNPSKDEQTKIAEVLSAAGNEVKIQEKKLEALKQQKKGLMQKLLTGKIRVNSKI
- a CDS encoding TIR domain-containing protein encodes the protein MEKKSRNCFVSYHHDRDQKYLEKLRKVISRMEVSDRSLKDDIGHLTEETIYKKIREKMRNCSVTVVLIGERTGHRKWIDLEIWASLRAYTHPTDPLKSFKPNGLLAIYLPTDSHSVPNRLKDNIESGYAVSMKWENLAKDFESKVNWAYWNRTNNVYKICNNRERMENDYVDFFGLRF
- a CDS encoding toll/interleukin-1 receptor domain-containing protein, which produces MKAINRFYASTKYSSRAQFLNLGKKCIFISHQKDDKDDARAIAEYFQNAGIEVYFDEYDNDLRLQRENDKPNEVTMSICNGINNSSHMMVVVSPNTILSTWVPFEIGYGYDKTELGAICLKGIPKGKLPEYIRTTKIIRDIYDLNIFIQQLSGKTKEFLLESRMMSDHTNYANPLHSVMDDLISDVY